The nucleotide sequence gttcttAGCTGTGTACAGCACCTTTGCcaactgcatttgattttaaagtgctttataaataaagttgagttgagtttaTTTTTCAAGCATCAAGAAACTAAAAATTGGTTGAATATGAGCTTCGGACTGAACGTACTGATGGTGATACAACAACCATTAAAGCAGAGCACGCTGTTTGGCTCAAACCTGAACAGTGCAGGTTCAACTGGAAACCTTTATTTTGGAAACCAAAGtctcaaatgtaaaaataattattagtTGTGTAACGTGTGGATTAAAATTAAGGGATTAATACTGTTTTCTTGTGCACCATCTACCTTCTTGCAGTGCAAGCTAAACTGGTGTCTTTGTAACGCGTGTGATCCTCTACAGCCTGCCGTTAAGACTGAATCTTAGGGAGTGTGAAGTTTTACTGCAAATTCTATTTTAATGAATGgcctatttgtttttaaaattgggAAATGATGCTAGTTCTTGTTAGGGGGTCACTGGAGCCATTATACAGGATTATCTCATGAACATTAATAAGTCAGCAGATTTAATGTGTTGTGGTTTGATCACAGCCTTGATGAACCAGTTACCAAACGCTCCACATCGGAGGAAACTTACCGGCCTGATCTCTGTGCAGCCTGTTTCTTGGTCTTGTAGCAGTAGACTCCCAGCACAGCGGCGATAACAACACACGCTAGTGCAGCCAGGATCCCCGCCACCAGACCTGACACATCCACCCTGGGTGAACCTCCTTCAGAGACAAACAGCATTACTCCAACAGTTCTCATACAGCGGCAGCAGTGACTTCAGTCATGGTACAGTTTTAGCTTTTCATAAGTACATAATATAACTAAACAAGAAAATATATACCTTGAACCAAGcgatataaaaaaaatagcaatatGGGAACAAATAAATTGTTATGCTAGCTACAAAATATTACATTCATGATTATAACACACATGTAATCAATGTGAAACACTGCATTCTGCCAAGGTGTTGGTAAAGTGTTACCTTGATTATGGGTATATTTGGCCCAGAATGCTTCCtagaaatgaaagcaaatgaagaGGTTACAGGGTGTGAGTTCTCCATTAAGACAGTCTGTTAGATTAAATTGATTGTTTTTCACTCTAAAACTTCTAATTCAGggtcggggggtgggggtggaggggggcggggtgctggagcctatcccagctaccacagggtaagaggcagggtacacctgcagggctaacacagagagccattcacatctatggactgcatgtctttggactgtgggaggaaaccggagtacccggagaacccacacagacacgggagaacatgcagactccacacagatggtggatttgaacccaggactttGTTGCTGTGAAAGAACAGCGCTAACACCCCACTGTGCTGCCTACGACTAACACTGCAAAGAGGCTGCTACACTGACTTAAGTAATCAAAGCCTTTCTGGTTCTCTTCAAGAATCTGTCTCTGCCCTCACCACGGAGTGGTGTAACCATGTCCGCAGGCGGATgtcatcacatcccaaagggatttctttgttttagacAATTCTAGAATTCTACATCCAAATAAGTGCCACCACCACAAGCATCACCGTCTTTTTATCGTCCTCGAAAATCTCTCGGGCTTCCTCGTAGTTGCAGATTTCTTCATTGCACTCCCTCTCCACATCGCCAGGCACCACCAGCTCAAAGTCCCAGCTGTTATAGAGCAGTGAGCGGGACAGGAAGGACGCAGCTGCCTGCTCATCCACCAACACTGGGTCTCCTGCAGATAGTTAAGAACACAGCTTATGCAGCATGACAGATCATGAAAATACTGTTCAGAAATAAAACAGCCTGCTGATTTTTAGACAAAAGTGACAGTTTTTGTTGGTCGTTTTTAAAAACAAGTACAGTAGGAACTGGGTGAGACCGTGTTGAAGGGAACTAAGCTGACATGTTGCACTGAGTGAGGGGAACTGGTGTCCCTCTTATGCAGTTGGGAGCGTTTGGCTGGCAAGGGTGGGGTCCACTCATCCCTTCAGAGCAGGGGTGGGTAATTCATTTTCCCAAGTGGCcaaatgagaaactgggactgtggTGGAGGGCCGCACCAATACgctgaactcagttctgctcacTATTATTAATATCTTATCTCTTTATAAACTGCTACTGGTAAATGTAGAAGTTACAGTTAGgcaattaaaatgtgaaataagcATTGTACAAACACCACCTTTTTACCCCGTTTAATCAACATTCCCAAAAGATTCCCATGTTTTTGCAAAATTTCAAAGACTAACTCATAAAACGTGATATTACTATTTTGCTTGTAGCTGAATTATTCAGCTACAGTTTTTCAGTTCTTTATTCTTGTTGTGGTCGGTTTTGGGCTCGAACAAGTTTATTAAAATCAGGTTTAATGTCTGAGGTGGAACCGTGACCATCACAGAGAGAGGATCTGGATCTGGATGTCTCCAGCATGTCTCCTTATATGTGGAAACCTCTCCTCTTTGAGAGGACAATAAAAATCCAGCAGTGATGCTGACTTGAAATACTCTCCAGCAGTGAATCAAAAGCCTGTAATTCGCTGCTCTTACCCAGGTGAAGTTGACTATTTTAGATATAACATCAACAACATGGTTAATTTTTAGTACTGACTTACACAACACCTCCTGGTCTATAACTGCAAAAATACTCATTTTAATTCTGGGTTTGTTTCAGTCACTTCATCTGCCAGTTTGTCCCATTCCAGCCCAAGCCTCTCCAAGCATGCAGTTACCTTTGTCCCAGACATCACAGCTCTGGTCCAGAGCCGAGGGGAAAAAGTCAAAATGGTCCACTTTGCTTTTCAACTGAAGCTCCAGGTTTTCCCCAATGTCCTCAATCCCTCTCGTTAGGGTTCACCTGGAGAGGGACATGTTCTCAAAAGCTTCTTTTTCTCAGGGTATATCAGCCAGTAGAGTCCACCAAACACTCGTTGATGAACTCATCATCAGACAACGGCTTACTCAAGTCACAATTTTGTTTGAAATCACAAAGCTGGCCCCTTTGACAGattggcagcctgtccagggtgtactctgtCCCTCACCccatggcagctgggacaggctccagcccctccgaGATCCAGaattggacaagtggaagagcatggatggatggatcactAACTGGTCTGGACTGTTCCATCTCTGGATGCGTGCTTGGTAAAAAGtccttgttgttgctgctgctttgctagCAAAGCTTCAGAAGTCCATTCCCATCAATCACGTTCTTGTGTTTCTCTGCATGTTTGGTCTCTTAATGGTGATTCAAGTTGTAATCCTTAAACACAGCAATCAgctacacacacaaactaagCACACAGCTTTACTTCCAACCTCAGTGAATAAATACATGCAGGTCCGCGTCTCGTTAAAATGCTGCATCAGTCTCTTTTTAGTGTGAGCTGACTTCTTTGAGGGCGACCAAACTCACATCTCTCATAACCATCAGTTCCAACATTCATGTGTGggcgagtgtgtccaaacttttgactgtacTGTATGCTTGTTTGCATACAcgtatgtaaataaaaaaaataagtcacCTTCCAAATAAAGCAACAAAGCTGCATTGTGACTTcccacaaaatgaaaaaacaaacagtaagcCATTCTCTGATGGGGAGTTCATCAGAGCGTTTAGtggctgaaatgggacaaacGATATTATGTATACTTATTTAAGTTTGAATCTTAATTTTCCTGTTGACCTCACAGAGACAACCAAAGGGCCAGATGTGGCCTGGGGCCTGAACACTGTAAGAGAGTAGGAGTACTGCAAATCAACACATATTTGTTCTGCAGTATCTCTGTAatacataaacaacatgaaagcatcagGTATCAACAACTCAGGATGGTGGTACAATGTGTACGGCATGTTTTCCTGGCACACCCTTAGTACCAGTTCACcacagattatttatttattttatttttctttctaaaataacaacaaaaaacaaaacaatacaacaaatctctctctctctttttttctcaggtCACCACAGGCCATGTCCATTCATTTATGCCACAGTTTTTATGCGAAGTGAGACAGGTGTGGTTTACCTGGTGCGTGCCTGTACCTGACGGAGCAGTGGGCTACCTGCAGCAGGGACAGCGCATTCATCCACAGTACCGACAAGGCAGCCATCGAAGCGAAGAACTGCACGGAAGAGAGAGAACACCTGTGAACACAGTCCTGCCTTCAGGCCTCAGTATGCCGAAGATGATCCTCTGACATTCACCTGTCCGAGACTGCGGCCCcatttggctgcagtttgtTCCATCTGTCAAAGCTTTCTTGCAGATTATTCTTCTTGGATCTCCCGAACATGGAGATCACAGTTATCAAATGCAACTTCCTTGTGTACAGAAACCGTCGTGCTGTTTGCCCCGGGCAGTGTCACTAGTAAACCTGTCGGACAGCATACCGTGCGCAGGGAGGGACCTCCACATACCTGTCTGTGTCACCGCTTACTCACCACAGACTCTTAGTTTCATCTCTGCGGATGTGATTACTTCTAAAACTACAGCAGAGTTTTGTCTTTAGTGGTGATTCTGCAGGCTGCAGTCTGTGGAGAAGTATTAATATTAGGGGTTATGGCAATATTTAATTCACAACTGGCTAAACACGTTAAACCTGAAACAAGCCCCGCCCCTGCTCACACGTCAGCTGAttcacaaacaggaaaacaggtCCTGGTGTCCGGGCACATAATCGTCCAAAGTTTAAAAAGCTgaagtaaaataactttaattttatggtcattttcagttttgtaaaagctttatctcttataatgagaaaatgctactttcccaccgccgaggttccggagccggagcaagttcccgtgccgatcccaatgaaccggcgaaacgcttaagaacgggcccgcgttcccaccgcgtttctgtgaactgctcctttacgtatgagcgtgggcgggtcctcgtctggacacggaagctgaagcgcacaaacgtgggagaacacgctctcctttctgtgctgcaaatacgttttagggtccaaaccaaactcctgcagcatctgtgtgcagcacagagggaaacacagacagcgattagagcaagacgacaagtacgcactttgtgtccttttatctgtgatatgaactgatacaaagcagcaagttcagccttagagcccaacctaattcacagccgtgaaaatcgctgcgtttttctcctgtaatacacgtgtaatatggtagaaaacttgatgttgagacggcagagtcacgcccttctgccgccttcggcacgggttcctggtttcagaccagctagtttgcggggccggaattgaacccgtttttcggccgagcaccgagtgcttcggcggtggaaaacccgcctaacggttcaattcacggctccggctccggaaccctgttggtgggaaagaggcttgtgATAGGATGGATAGCGAGTCAAAGGTCGTGTCATATATTCGTGTTATATGTGTTAtatgcttcttactgcaacaaTGAAGTAGACTgtaaatccagaatctggatcggATCCAGATGTCGTTCAGTTTGGCACCAGTTCTTGACCCTCCGCAGCTGAGTACCGAATATCAGatgaatcagattttttttttttaactatgacATTGACCCCCAATTACATCAAAAATATAATCAGGTGATCCAGGGGCCACTGGCAATCTTTGGAGTAAATTCAGTATAAATGGAACTGTAGTTTTATTGTTAATAAACAATGCGCTCAGAAAGGAATATGTTGAATAGACAAACAACATTACTGTATTACTGACTGTAAAAAACAGCCTTTACCTTTCTGACAAATACTACCTGCATTCTCTTTAACAGCCACCAGGGGGGCCCACACCTGTGATTGCATACAGGCTCTGTGGAAACTTATTGGCACAGCTGATTTTCTTCATGTGTTtctgggctcagtcactcactCATTTTGAGTTATCCTGAATAAATGTGAGTCAGACAGGAGGACTGTCCAGGATATGCTCACTGGCTAACAGCTGTGAACAAACTGATAGACAAAGATGCAGCTTCACAGTCATTTTGTCACATCCGGTTTCGGAGAAAACCGGTGGGTGACGTCACGATTGATCTTTGTCCACGGACACCGAGGAACGTCATTGTGTTAACTGATAATTGAATACTTTGCACAATTTGTGTCACTGAACTCAACAAAGAGTCAAGATGTGGCTGTGAGGTAGATCCAACACTTAAACGTAGAGGATAGTGTTATATTAATAAGAGTGGATGTAATTTGTAGTGTAGTGTATTCTGAGTGGTCATGAAGTCtcaaaagcacaaaaataaatgctAGTCTCATCCATCAAGAGTCTTTCCAGTGACCATGACACTTTATAGCTGAGTTTAGTGAGCGAGCGACTCACCTGCAGCTCCCTCAGAtataaacacaggaaacaaagcaTCTGTCACTGGTATGACTCAACCGAAGCCCGAAATcaagaaattgttttagtgtcattttaatttcaaagcACACGTGCAAGTGTTACCAAACCCTTTTTAAAGTCTCATTTCCGCTCTCAGAAACAAGGAGCTGTCTGACTCCCAGCAGGCTCGACCCTCCATCACGCTGCTCTTCGCTTTACTCAGCGACCCAGTGACGAATGTGAAAGGAGGCCAGGACATGTTTCAGGTTCTACACAGGAATCAAAAACACACCTTTTCATTCAGGTTTGTCTCGAGTAACTTTTCGCTTTtatacattttccttttttcattatAATTAATGAAGAGTATTAAATCAATGaagttgttattttttattacttGAATTGTTTTATTGACTAATACACGTTATCTTAttcattgttgttttttgaTGTGCTCAGTCTGTAAATGTCTTTAGTAAAACACTCAGCTCAGTCACAAATAAAGcttgatggatttttttcatcattaggTTGCTGATGTCTCTCACactaatcattagttattattaatctctgtctctcccccctcagcagatgaccccccctcagcagatgaccccccctccctgagcctggttctgctggaggtttcttcctgataaagggagtttttccttcccactgtcaccaagtgctgctcatagggggtcgttatgactgttgggttttctctgtattactgtagggtctttaccttacagtataaagcaccttgaggcgactgtttgttgtgatttggtgctatacaaataaattaaactgaactgatgTCTCACCTGGttcactgcaggtttgtcagtGTGCGTTCACCTTTACAGAGTATTTGTGTGAGCTCCTGAAACACTTGCTAGAATTTGCTTCAAAATTCTTGTATGACAGCTTTCGAAATGCTGCATGTCAACATGCATTTACACGCCAGTTTCTGTGATAGTAGAGTCTGCACTGGTTCTGAATTAGTGGACTGTAAGTAGAATGTGTGTATTCTTTATATGGACCATTATTTGACACAACAAAGTTTACACTGAGAAATTTctgagaaaagacaaaacaagttTGGATAAATGTTTTAATGGTGTATAGAAGTGATCTGACTCTTATTTCAATATAAAATGGATGATGTACATTGTGGCTTGTAAGGCAGACATAAATATGTCTGTattcaggaagaaaaaagtcaagCTGAGTGAATAGGAAATATGAAATTGGACATTTGGGAAATTACACAGAAACATCTTTTACTACTTTTAATTGATCTTAATAAAGCTCACTTGTTGAGTGTGTGCAGTTTTAGATTGCTGAAGTACACACACCATTTCTATATTATCACCTTATGTTAACAATGGCAGgatattataaaataataaaagtaatcTTAAATCAAggttacagtacagtacagatCAACAAACATCATCATCTGATATGGACATCACAAATATATCAGTATCAATATATATGTTGTGATATGCAACATTATGAAAATGAGGGTGGTTTTTCTACACTTATAGGTCCtctaataaaaactgaacatcGCGTGACTGAGCTGGATAAAAGGAATGAATTACTCAAGGATAAAAATCAGTCCTCAGCCACTACCAGCTACTCTGAGGGCAactaatttatatatatatatatatatatatatatatatatatatatatatatatatatatatatatatatatatatatatatatatatatatatatggcaatGATaatgttgagaaaaaaaaacacacacacacacacacacacacacgcacacacacacactagtacCATGCAATGATCCAGCCAATGCTTTAATGCACAGTTTGATCAGGCACTTAAGTTGGCATCTGTTATTTATGAATGTTTTCAGTATTCAAAATCATTAAAGACTGTGAGGAGGCAACAAACAGACAtggcagctgcagagctgactGCAGCCTGGAGCCGCTGCAATGCTGCCTCCTTTCCTTTGATAATATTTCTGTGGAGCTCTCCTGCCCCCTACAGGAAGGCATGGAAAATAACAGCATCGCTTTGGGCGTGCCACATTCCATTAGTAAGCCGCTACAAGCCCGTCTATGACATGTAAATGTTTGAACTTTCATGCAATCTTCTGAACTGTTACTGATGTGATGTTGCAGCTGCTGACATCTGTATTTGTTCAAAACAGCATCATTTCATTTAGCAGCACTCAAAAGTGATGTGATATTTCTATTTGTGGATACAAATTATGTACTTTAACATTATCTGTGTCACAAGTGCCGCCATCACAGAATCTCCTCCGTTTTTCTCCACCAAACTAACcctgtctgcacacacacacacacacacacacacctttagcTCCTCTATTCAAAATGAAACCAACTCAAATGTTGCTTTTGGCAGAAGTGCAAATGTAATCATCTGGAAAGACAATGACTCAccttctttctcacacacacacacacacacacacacacacacacacacacacacacacacacacacacacacacacacacacacacacctttgtgGACAAGCTGCAGAGGAATAAGGCTTTGGTGTTGAGAGTAATAGTGCTTAGAGGAGGACACAGGGGCAGCCTCCACCTTTCTGCTTCCCTGtgtgatgagctggaggaggaggactcTCCATCTCCTGAAACCGTCTGTGAAATAGGAGAACAGATAAAGAGGGATTAATTATTCCGTAATGGTCCCCTCTGTGCACATACTGATGGATGCAGGTTTGACTGATCTCGGGATCAAACTATGCATCCATTATCACAGGATTGGCCATGAATTTGTTTGGGGATAAAATTACCACAATAAACTGTGGCCTGTGCCAAGAAGTTCATAATAAATCCAAgttgcatgtatgtgtattcAGAGTTTggcaacaataacaataacagcaACCATAATTTCCTACAGCATCATTTCAATCAGACCTGACGAGCCTGTGTAACACTGACTGTGCCAAACGTGAAATGCTGAGCTGATAATAACAGCTGGAAACATCTTCCTCTGAGCTCTCCAGCTAGCTGCTATTTCCACcattttcatctcttttcttagtctttttttttggtgtgaacatatttgtcccttTAGTTTTTCCAGTGCCACACGCAGGTTACGTTGTAGCCCTGCAAAGACTCAACGCTGCAGAATAAATCAGGGCTAAGAGTCTGCTTGCAGAGCAGAACGAGTCATTTATGTCCATTATCCTGTGTTTGTGATGTTTGGAATAAGTGTACACTCTATTCTGTGTATGTACACACAGCATTCAGATCAGGGATCAATTCAattgaaataaatgaacaaatgttaaaataacaCAAGATCAGATTGTTAAGTGTTTTAAATTTCCATCTATGCTCTCGTAAATATTAATCATTGCTGAAACTGGTAAATGGTGTCACTCTTTAGTTTGCAGTTCAGATTAATAACATGTGCCGTACATCTGCATCACTCTCAGTGTTGCCTACTCTAAAGTTGTTGTTCTCTCCTTCCTTTGTGTGGTGAcagtttttgttacttttttaagAGAAATGTTACAAATTTCATTCTTAACGAAGCTGCAAACGGAGAACTGCGAGTCCTCCGACTGTGGcagaaaaaagcagccaaagaagaaggaaaataacAGAGATGAAGTCAAACTGCAGCGTGTGTTCTTACACTGAAGTGCAGTGTGACGCCTGCCTCTGCAGGAAGTCAACTAATATGAAAGTCACATAAACAAAAACTGCACCTGATAATATGCACTAGCTCCAAGAACGCTTCATCAACATTGTAGCGATTCTTTGCCGAAGCCTCCATGTAGTGGATCCTGTTCTCTCTGGCAAACGCCTGCGCATCCTCTCTGGAGATCTGcacacacaacagacaacaTCACGTCCAGCATCCAGTGATAGTACTGCCATCGGTCCACGGTGAGACTCAGGAGGCATTTGGGGTACGGGTTCATCTTGTGCAAGGACACTTGTACATGATGGAAGCCTCCTGAGTGACAGCTGCCCCTTGTATCATAACTTGTAATGAACGATTCAGACTAAGCCAGAAATCTCCCGACCTCGGACGAACACCGCTGAGATGCCAGAACTCTGGTTCTGCAGTGGAAAAATGGGGAAGCTCGAGGACATCACAGAACTGTTATAGTTACCACTCTTTGCTGTTCCAGGTCTGCCTTGTTTCCAACCAGCACCATGGGAAAATCATCTCTGTCCTTCACTCTCAGGATCTGGGTATGGAACTTCTGCACTTCATGGTAGCTGTTGGAAGGACAGAAAGAATCAGCAGTCACAGTATGAACACGTCCAGCTCCGTCTGGATTCTTACAGCCAACACTACAGTATAGAGAAGATGGAGCCAACAGTGAGCACCTACAGCAGCTGCTCTCGTCCATTTTCATGCTTACAGACACCGTGAAACTACTTCCTGTCTACCAACTAATTAAATGTTTGCTCATGTATTTCAAGTTAAGCAGCTGAAGCTTAAAAGCCAGTGCAGGtcaggtggtgcagtggttagttgCTGGTTCAAATCCTGACTGGGGCCTTAAAGGTCAGTGACTTTCTACTGCAGTcccagtcacacacattcacacaatcaattttaaacatttacacaGACTCTGATGAATGCAATGGGGGCAACTCAGtgccttgctcaaggatacttttaCATATTACTGCACAGTGCACTGAGAGACAACACGCTCACAGTTAAAGTGCTTGtctgtataaacacacacagccaacAAACACTAAGATTATGTCAGTTCAGTTCAACATTCAGATCATCAATCAATTCAACTGGAATAAATGGGCAGATGTGAGAAAGCAGCACCGGTGCTTCTCCTTATGGTCTGTGACGGGGGTCTCGTCTCTCCGCTCGTCCTGCTGgatctcagtgcagcattttttaaaaccaaTGATCACAACATGTAGTACTGGGGAGTAGTACAGTAGTAGTTTACACACTATCTGTATTAAAGGGAATGCAATGAATCGTATGCGTCTGATAGATCCCAGTTTATTCAGGACTTTTCTGCACACTTAGTTTAGCGCTGGGGTTTCACAGAGTTCACCTTACACCTCTTGGTCCCGCCCACTTCACCTCACCTGTGGTTTTGTTGCTTGTATTGGCTTGAGGTCACCAAATATCATTCACCTTCTATGGTCTCTAGCTGCCACACTGCTGCGAATCACTTCCGGTGTATACATAGTTTCACAGTATAATCTCATAGCAGTCAAAcaaacacgtgcacacacaagcacacatacacacaggcctTACCTTCCCCGGTCATTGAGAGCAAACACCAGTAAGAAGCCTTCTCCAGAGCGCATGTACTGCTCCCTCATTGCACCGAACTCCTCCTGACCCGCTGTATCCAAgactgatgcacacacacacacgtgaccacatatacatataaatacaaAGCGCACAtagcatatacacacatacatatctCATTGTACaccctgtataatgacaataaaggcattctattctattctactctattctattctattttttggATTTCATATCAAACTGAGAGGCCCAAACTGGGGCTAAAAATGTCAGTCCTAACATGAACATGTATGTGTTTTCTGCTATCCTTTAAACCACCCACAGAGCAGATCACCTGGAGACAGAACATGTGTGTTTCTAACACAACCTACTTCCTGCTGTGCCCTCTACCAGAGAGCATGTGACTAAACTgtatgtacagtaatgtttgtGAGGGAAAGAAGTCAGGATCAGCCAGGCACAGtcattcaaacagcagctgtgctgcGTCTGACGATTCA is from Archocentrus centrarchus isolate MPI-CPG fArcCen1 unplaced genomic scaffold, fArcCen1 scaffold_58_ctg1, whole genome shotgun sequence and encodes:
- the prrg2 gene encoding transmembrane gamma-carboxyglutamic acid protein 2; the protein is MEQTAAKWGRSLGQFFASMAALSVLWMNALSLLQVAHCSVRYRHAPGDPVLVDEQAAASFLSRSLLYNSWDFELVVPGDVERECNEEICNYEEAREIFEDDKKTEAFWAKYTHNQGGSPRVDVSGLVAGILAALACVVIAAVLGVYCYKTKKQAAQRSGRAPVRMEADGHPSVPEMVPLAGITLPGLPSYNDALTHSGQHDAPPPPYTGGVPSEPADPGDNQ
- the rras gene encoding ras-related protein R-Ras, with translation MSGEEERFKLVVVGGGGVGKSALTIQFIQSYFVSDYDPTIEDSYTKICNVDGQETRLDILDTAGQEEFGAMREQYMRSGEGFLLVFALNDRGSYHEVQKFHTQILRVKDRDDFPMVLVGNKADLEQQRVISREDAQAFARENRIHYMEASAKNRYNVDEAFLELVHIIRRFQEMESPPPPAHHTGKQKGGGCPCVLL